Proteins encoded in a region of the Treponema sp. J25 genome:
- the rpmA gene encoding 50S ribosomal protein L27 produces the protein MARKRGGSGAKNGRDSNPKYLGVKASSGTFVRAGSIIVRQRGTHIHPGTNVGCGSDYTLFALVDGRVAFGERKGRRVASVVPVEQA, from the coding sequence ATGGCGCGCAAGCGTGGTGGTAGCGGTGCAAAAAATGGTCGGGATTCGAATCCAAAATATTTAGGAGTAAAAGCTTCGAGCGGTACCTTTGTACGGGCCGGTTCTATCATTGTCCGTCAACGGGGGACCCATATTCACCCCGGAACCAACGTAGGTTGTGGTTCTGATTATACCCTTTTTGCCCTGGTGGATGGGCGTGTGGCCTTCGGGGAGCGAAAGGGCCGGCGGGTTGCCAGCGTAGTACCGGTAGAACAGGCCTGA